Below is a genomic region from Microbacterium galbinum.
CACCGCGCGCAAGGCCGGGCCGGCCGGTCGCAAGGGCGACACGATCGGCACCCTGGTGTGCGCGAACTTCGGATGCTCCGAGAACGTGCGCCGGCTGCCCCCGCTCGCCTACGAGGGCTTCGACCGCGAGCTCGCCCGCGATCTGCGCATCGTGAAGCTGGGCGAGCACGTGCGCGCCTTCCTCGCCGGCCTCGACGCCTGAGGGAGTCTCGTGCGGGGACGCTTCGACAGGCTCAGCGACCCACTGTCCGAGCTGGGTCCCTGAGCCTGTCGAAGGGCACCCCCGCTCAGGGGGCCGTGACGATCTCGATGGTCGTCACGGCCTCCTCGTGGTCGCACGCCTCGCCGACCCAGAGACGGATCCGCCCGGGCTCGACCCGGCGCACGCCGTCGCGCCCGGTGAAGGCGAGGCGCTCGGTGGGCACGTCGAACGTGACGCGCCTGCTCTCACCGGCGGCCAGCCCGATCCGCTCGAATCCGATCAGCTGAGCCACGGGGCGCACGACGCTCGCGACCTCGTCGTGCGCGTAGAGCTGCACGACGTCGACGCCGTCACGCCCACCGACGTTGTTCACCTCGACCGCGACGCGGAACGAGGCGCCGGCGACGACCGTCGCATCGGCCTCGATCGCCGTGTGCGTGAACGACGTGTAGCCGAGTCCGAACCCGAAGGGGCGAACGGGTGTGGGGTCGACGCTCGTGATGTCGGTGCGTCCGCCGAGCACGGGGTGCAGGTACGAGTACGGCTGCGCTCCGGCGGAACGCGGCAGGGAGACGGGCAGACGCCCCGACGGGTCGACACGTCCGGTGAGCAGGCGTGCGAGAGCGGGGGCGCCCTCCTCACCGGGGAAGAACGTCTGCAGCACCGCAGCCGGCCGGCGCGCGGCCGGAGCCTCCTCCGAGACGCGGGCCGCCGCGGGGGAGTTCACGGCGCCGAGACCCGCGGATGCTCCGCCCGGCGTCGCACGCGGCGGCAGCGCCCAGTCCAGGGCGTAGGGGCGACCCGTCATGGCGACGAGCACCACGGGCGTGCCGGTCTCGACGATCGCCTCGACGAGTTCCCGCTGCACGCCCGGCAGATCGAGGGTGTCGACGTCGTTGCCCTCGCCGACCGTTCCGCGGCCGAACAGCCCCGCGCGGTCGCCCACGACGACCACGGCGAGATCCGCGGCTCGCGCGGTGGCGACGGCATCCGCGATCCCGCTGCGGTCGTCGCCTTCGGCGGCGCAGCCGACCGCGTGCGTCACGGTCGCGTCCGGCAGCTCGGCGCGCAGGGCCTCCAGCACCGTCGGCAGGGCGATGCCGGCGGGCGTCGAGGGGTGGTGGGCGAGCACGTGGTTGACGAAGGAGTAACAGCCCATCAGCGCCTCGGTGCTGTCGGCATTGGGGCCGATCACGGCGATGCGCCTGGTGGCGTCCGCGACCAGGGGCAGGATGCCGTCGTTGCTCAGCAGCACGACCGACTCCTCCGCGAGCTCGCGGGCGAGAGCGCGGTGCGCGGGGGAGTCGAGATCGACGGCCGTCGGCGGAGCGGTGGTGAAGTCGGCGTCGAGCAGCCCGAGCTCCTCCTTCTGCGCGAGCACACGACCGACCGCTCGATCGAGCAGCTCTTCGGCGAGCGTGCCCTGGCGCACCTGCGCCGCGAGCGTGGTGTACGCGTCGGGCGAGGGGAGCTCGACGTCGATGCCGGCGGTGAGGGCCAGAGCCGCGGCCTCGGACGAGTCGGCGGCGATGCGGTGCATCGAGCGCAGGAAGTCGACGGCGAAGTAGTCCGACACCACCACGCCGTCGAAACCCCACCGCTCGCGCAGGATGTCGTCGAGGTAGTGCGCGTTGGCCGCCACCGGGATGCCGTCGATGTCGGTGTACGAGTTCATGACGCTGCGCACTCCGCCCTCGCGCACGGCCATCTCGAACGGCGGCAGCAGCACGTCCTCGATCTCGCGCCCACCGGCGTGCACCGGAGCGTGGTTGCGCCCGGCGCGCGACGCCGAGTACCCCACGAAGTGCTTGAGCGTCGCGTGCACGCCCTGCGACTGCATGCCGCGCACGTAGGCGGTGCCGTTCACGCCGACGACCAGGGGGTCCTCGGCGATGCACTCGTCGACGCGCCCCCACCGCGGATCGCGCACGACGTCGAGCACGGGGGCCAGCCCCTGGTGGATGCCGAGCGTGCGCATCGACGAGCCGATCGCCGCGCCCACCCGCTCCACGAGCGCCGGGTCGAACGACGCTCCCCACGCGAGCGGCGTCGGATACGTCGCCGCCTGCCATGCCGCGAGGCCGGTCAGGCACTCCTCGTGCACGAGCGCGGGAATGCCGAGGCGGGTCTCGCGCTGCAGGCGGGCCTGCTCCGACCACAGCCATGCGGCGCGCTCGCCGGGGTCGACGGGTCGGGTGCCGTAGACGCGCGTGAGGTGGCCGATGCCGTGAGCGGTGGCCTCTTCGTAGCGCGTCGAGGTCTTCTTCTCGCCCGCCATCGGGGCGACGACCTCGTCTCCCTGGTCGACCCAGAACCCGACCAGCTGCGCCTGCTTCTCATCGAGGGTCATCTCGGCGAGGAGCGCGGCGACGCGCGGCGAGAGGGGCGGGCGCGGGGTCTGCGTCGACGCGGTGGGCGTCGAGCGCGCAGTGGTGTCGTGTGACACGATGATCTCTTTCCGTACGGAGTGCGATGGGGCGCCGAGGGCGCGTTCAGCCCTTGACGGCACCGGTCAGCCCGCCCACGATGCGCCGCTCGAACAGGCTGAAGAAGATGAGCGCGGGGATCATCGACAGCGACGTGAACGCGAGCACTTTGGCCGTGTCGACCGAATACTGCGACGAGAACGACTGCACGCCGAGCGGGAGGGTGAACGCCGAGGCGTCGTTGAGGATGAACAGCGGCAGCAGGTAGCCGTTCCAGCTGCCGATGAACGCCAGGATGCCCGTGGTGATGACCCCCGGCAGAGACAGCGGCAGCACCATGCGCCAGAAGAAGCCGATGCGGCTGCAGCCGTCGATGAAGGCGGCCTCCTGGATCTCGTCGGGGATCGCCCGGAGGAACGGCACGAGGATGATGATCGTGGTGGGCAGGGCGAAGGCGATCTGCGGGAGGATCACGCCCCCGAGGGAGTTCATCAGGCCGAGGTTGCGCACCACGATGTACAACGGCGTGATCGCGACCGTCAGCGGGAACATGAGCCCCGCCGCGAAGAAGGCGTAGAGCACGCCGCGACCGGCGAACCGGTAGCGGGCCAGCACGTAGGCGGCCATGAGTCCCAGCGCGACCACCCCGGCGGTGGTGGCGACCGCGACGATCGTCGAGTTCAGCACCTGACGCCAGAAGATCCCTCCGGTGATCACGTCGAGGTAGTTCGAGAACACCCACGGCTGCGGGAGACCGGAGGGGTCGGTCGTGATCTGCGCGTTCGTACGGAAGCCGCCGATGACGATGTACGCGATCGGGGCGAGCATGAGGCCGACGACGATCAGCGCCACGAAGTACACGGTCGGGTGCGCCCAGGGCAGGCGGGGACGGGCGGAGCGCCCGGTGCGCCCGGGACGCTGCGTCACGAGCAGCGAGGTGGCGGTCATCGGTTCTTCCTCTTCTTCTTCGCGGAGGCGGGCCCGGTGAGGGCGCCCTCGGTGTCGCGCTTGAGCACGGCGCGCTGATAGATGAGGGCGACCACGAGCGAGATCAGGAACAGCACGACGGCGACGGCGTTGCCGTAGCCGAAATTGCCGGCGTTGCGGCCCTCGCCGACCATGTATGTGGCCATGGTCGAGGTGCCGGCGGTCGAGGCGATGTACTGCCCCCAGATGATGTAGACGAGATCGAACAGCTGCAGCGAGCCGATGATCGACAGGAAGGCCCAGATGCGCAGCGTCGGGGCGAGCAGCGGCAGCGTGATGCGCCACTGGATCTGCCAGTACGAGGCCCCGTCGATCGCGGCCGCCTCGTGCAGCTCCTCGGGAATCCCCTGGAGGCCCGCGAGGAAGAGGATCACGGCGAACCCCACGTACTTCCAGGTGATGATGACCATCAGCGTCCAGATCGCGATGTCGGGATTCGACAGCCAGTCCGCCGCCAGCCACCCCAGACCCGCGTTCTCGAGCAGGGCGTTGAACGCGCCGCTGGTCTGGAGCATCAGGCTCCACCCGGTGCCGACGACGACCTCGGAGATCACGTAGGGGATGAAGATGAGCACCCGGATCAGCGACTGCCCGCGCATGCGCCGGTTGAGCAGCAGCGCGAGCAGGATGGCGGCCGGGCCCTGCAGCACGAGCGACATCACCAGGATGAAGCCGTTGTGCGCCAGGGCGTCGTGGAACAGCGGGTCCTGCAGGATCGTCAGATAGTTCTTCAGACCCACGAAGTCGGTGGGAGCCCCGTATCCCTGCCAGCTGAAGAAGCCGTAGTAGGCGGCCATCAGCACGGGGAAGATGACGAAGGCGAGGAAGACGACCAGGGCGGGCCCGGCCAGAAGGATCACTTCCAGCCGGGCGGCCGCCTCACGCCTTCGCAGCGGCATCCTGGACAGCCTTGACGATGTCTTCCGGTGATCCCTGACCCGCGAGCATGTCGACGACGGCGACGTTGAGGGCGTTGCCGACGTTCTGGCCGTAGACGGTGTCCAGCCACTGCGACGCGTACGGCGCGGCGTTGTAAGCCTCGAGGATCGACTGCAGGTACGGCTCGGTCACGGCCTCCTGCGCCACCGTGTTCACGGGCGGGGCGTTGAACGCGGTGTAGTAGGCGGTCTGCACCTCGGCCGACCCGAGGTAGTTCAGGAAATCGACGCAGGCGTCCGGAGCATCGACCGAGCACGAGTACCCGTCGACGCCGCCCATCATCGAACCGGGCTCGCCCTCGCCACCCTCGATCTCGGGGAACGGGAACCAGGCGAGGTCGGCGAGCGGCTGCTGGTCGGGAGTCAGGGAGCCGATGACACCGGGGTTCCAGGCACCCATCAGCTCCATGCCGGCCTGGTGGTTCGCGATGAGTCCGGCCGAGCTACCCGCACCCTGCTGGGCCGTGGTCGTGAGGAATCCGGAGTTGAACGGCTCGGTCGCGGCGAAGGCCTCGAGATCCTCGCCCGCGCGCACCCAGCAGTCGTCGTCGAAGTTCATCTCGTCGGCGGCCTTCGCCAGCGTGTCGGCGCTGCACTCGCGCAGGGCCATCCAGTAGTACCAGTGCGCGGCGGGCCAGGCGTCCTTCGCGCCGAGCGCGATGGGTTCGATGCCGGCGGTGCGCAGCGCGGCCGTCGCGTCCTCGAGCTCGGACAGCGTCGTGGGGTTCTCGGTGATGCCGGCCTCGTCGAAGAGGTCCTGGCTGTAGAACAGCCCGCCGGGCAGCACGGCGACGGGCATCGCGTAGATCTTGTCGTCGAGGCTGCTGGCCGAGAACGCGGCGGCGGGGATCTCGTCGGTCACGGCATCCGACAGCGAACCGGTGAGGTCCTTGAGCTGACCGGCCTTGACCATCGCGGCCATCTTGCCGCCTCCGCGCTGCAGGAAGATGTCGGGGGCATCGCCGGAGTTGAGCGCGGTCTGGAGCTTGCCGTCGAGATCTTCGTTCTGGATCGACTGGACGGTGATCGAGACGCCGGGGTTGGCCTCCTCGAAGTCGGCGACCGTCTTCTCCCAGAACTCGACGCCGGGGCCGGTGGTCGAGTTGTGCCACAGGGTCATCGACGAGCCGTCGCCGTCGCCGCCGTCGGGGGTGCCGCCGGTGCATCCGCTCAGGACGAGCGCGCCGACGGCGGTCAGTGCCGCCGCGGCGGCGAGGGAGTGCCTTCTGCTGTTCATGTGATCGTTCTCCTCATCGAGAGTGTGTGCATCCGCACCGATGCGGACGCTCGCGGCAGCAGGGTGAGACCGCGTCGCAGAGCAGTCTCTTGCCGGAGATGACGGGCGTCAAACGTTTTCGAAAACAGTTTCGGAAAGCCCGACCTGTGCGGATACGATGGGCGCTCATGAGCGGGCGGACCACGATCCACGACGTCGCGAAGGCGGCGGGAGTCTCGGTCTCGACCGTGTCGAAGGCCGTGAACGGCCGGTACGGCATCGCCGACGCCACGGTGCGTCGTGTGCTCGACGCGGTGCGCGAGCTCGGCTACGAATCGAGCCTCGTGGCCAGCAGCATGCGCGCGCGGCGCACCGGCGTGATCGGGGTGCTGCTCGCCGACTTCGAGCCCTTCAGCGCCGAGATCCTCAAGGGCGTCGGCGCCGCGGTGCACGACACAGCGTTCGACCTGCTCGCCTACAGCGGGTCGCATCAGGGAGCGGGGGAGGGGTGGGAGCGCCGATCGCTGAGCCGCCTCTCCGGCACCCTCATCGACGCCGCGATCATGGTGACGCCGACGATCGTGAACGCCGCCACGGAGATCCCGGTGGTCGCCGTCGACCCGCATACCGGCCGCGCCGATCTGCCGACGGTCGAGTCCGACAGCTTCGGCGGCGCACTGACCGCGACGCGTCATCTGCTCGAGCTCGGTCACCGTCGCATCAGCTTCCTCGGCGGGCGTCCCGACCTGCGCTCCGCGGGCCTGCGCGACGCCGGCTATCGACGCGCGCTTCGCGATGCCGGCCTGCCCGTCGACCCCGACCTCATCCGTCCCGGCCTCTACGAGTGGCAGACCACCCGGGACTCGGCGCGCGTGCTGCTCGCCGGCCCGGACCGCCCGACGGCCGTGTTCGCCGCGAACGACCTCTCGGCGATCGCCGTGATCGACGTCGCCCGCGAGATGGGCATCCGGGTGCCCGAGGACCTCTCCGTGATCGGTTTCGACGACGTGCCCGAGGCGTCACGACGCGCACAGCCGCTGACGACGATCCAGCAGCCGATGCGCCGACTCGGCTCGGTCGCGGCCGAGATGGTGTTCTCGCTGCTCGCCGGCGAGCAGCTCGACGAGCTCCACGTGACCCTGCCGACCCGACTGGTCGTGCGCGGGACGACGGCCCCGCCGCCGGAGTCGCCAGGGCGCTGAGCCCGTCTCGTGCGAGACCCTCCGTCAGCCCCCGGTGACCGCGCGCACGTGCGCCATGGCCGGGCCCTCGAGCGTGTCCGACAGCCAGGCGAACTCGGCGAAGCTGCGGGTGCCCGGCCAGTCGGCGGGCAGCATCGACGGGGGCAGACCCGGGTCGAGGTAGGGGAGTGTGCGCCAGCGATCGAGCAGGTGGACGTACGCGGCGAACGGCTCGGCGGGCAGCGTCGTGAGCGACTCCTGGAACCGGCGGTGCTCGTCGGCGAGCGCGTCGAGATCCCACCAGGACGCCGCCGACTCGGCGGGCGTGCGATCGGTCACCGGCATCCCGGCGGGGAAGAGTGTGACCCACGCCCGCGCCCCGACCTCGTCGACGATCTGCCGCACCTCGTCCTGCAGGTGCCCGGGGCAGATCCACAGGGCGGAGGACACGACCCCCGCGCCGATCCAGTGCAGGCGCCGGCGCAGCTGATGCCGCACCGCCCTCTCGGTCTCGGGGATCGAGAACGACACGAGGCACCAGGGATCGGCATCCGTCATCTGCCGCATCGCGAAGATGCGCCGATCGCCGCGCTGCAGCATCGCCAGAGCGGCCGGGTTCAGGCGGTACCCGACGGCGTCGCGCCGCTCGGCCAGCAGCAGGCCCTTCTGCTTGAGGCGCGCGATGCCGGTGCGGGCCTGCGCGGCTTCGATCCCGAGATCACCGGCGAGCGAGACGAGATCGGCCGTCGAGATCCAGCCGAGCGGGCGCAGGAACAGGCCCACGACCGTGCGCAGCAGCGACGCCGTGCTGCCGGGGCGCGCGTCGATGTCGTCGACGACGGATGCCGCCGCCCCCGCGCCCTCCGCCGTCACCGTCATGCGCGCAGCGCGTCGCGCACCGCCAGCACGCCGGTCACGGTCTCGACGTGCGAGGTGCTCAGCGGGGACAGGCCCAGGCGGATGCCGTCGGGGAACCGAAAGTCGGGGATGACGCCCTCGGCCCAGAGCTTCTGCGTGACCTCCCGGAAGTCGGGGTGCCCGATCGTGACGTGCCCGCCGCGCAGGTCGGCGTCGCGCGGGCTGAGCAGCCGCACGCCGAGCGGGGCGAGCTGCTCGTCGAACGCGCGCACCGCGAGGTCGGTCAGCGAGCGGGACTTCGCGCGCACCGCATCGATGCCGGACTCCTCGATCAGGTCGAGCATTCCCTGCATCGCCAGCATCGAGGTGACCGGTGGCGTGCCGCTGAGCAGCTGCCGGATGTCGCCGGCGGGCACGTACTCCGGCCCCATGGCGAAGATGTCGGCGGCGCTCCACCACCCCTGGATCGGCTGGCGCAGCGTGCCCTGGTGCGCACGGTTGAGATAGGCGAATGCCGGGGATCCGGGGCCGCCGTTCAGGTACTTGTAGGTGCAGCCGACCGCCATGTCGACGCCCCACGCGTCGAGGTGCATCGGAACGACGCCCGCCGAGTGGCAGAGGTCCCACATCATGAGCGCGCCCGAGGCGTGCACGGCATCCGTGATCGCGGGCATGTCGGCCAGCGCGCCGGAGCGGTAGTCGACGTGGCTGAGCGAGACGAGCGCGGTGCGCTCCGACACGACGGCGGTGACGTCGGCGACGCTCACGCCGAGCACGGGGTCGGGCTCGATCCAGCGCAGCGTCATGCCGGTCTCGGCGGCGACGCCCTCGGCGAGGAATCGGTCGGTGGGGAAGTTGCCCGCCTCGATCACGAGCTCGGTGCGGGTCGGGTCGGCGGCGGCCGCGGCGCGCATCAGCTTGTAGATGAGCACGCTGGTCGAGTCGGCGACGACGGTCTGACCGGATGCCGCGCCCAACGCGACGCGGCCGATGCGGTCGCCGAGCTCCATCGGCAGCGCCATCCACTGCTCGTCCCACGACCGGATGAGGCGCGTGCCCCAGTCCTCGCGCACGAAGGCCGCGAGCCGCTCCGGGATGTCGCGCAGGGGGCGGCCGAGCGAGTTCCCGTCGAGGTAGGCGTCGACGCCCGGGGCATCGGCGAAGGCGTCGAGGTGCGCCGCGAGCGGATCGGCGGCGTCGAGGGCGCGGGCGTGCTCGAGAAGGGCGGAGTCGAGAACGGCGGAGTCGTGGAGGTCGGTCATGTCACACCTTCAGGTCTTCGGGGAGGAGGGGGCGGGCGCGGAGCGGGTCGGGGGAGGTGCCGGGCGCTCCGGGGATGACGAGCGGTCGCGCGCCGGGGTCGCGCGGGTCGAGCGGTGCCAGCGCCCGCAGCAGGGCGTCGTCGTCGAGACCGGCGTCGCGGAGCGCCGCGATCTCGCCCGGGTTCAGACCGACGGGTGTCGGGCCGTTGCCCATGTCGGTGCCGTAGAGCACCGTGCCCCCGGCGGCGTGGAAGCGTCGCACGTTCCCGACCGCGACCGCGCGGTTCGCGTCGTCGTGCACGGCGAGCGTCGAGATCCAGGCGACGGATGCCGCCTGCGCGGCGATCTCGTCGTCGTCGAGCACCTCGGTGAAGGGAGCATGCGCGAGGCGCGCGACACCGAGTCGCGCGAGGCGCTGCGCCTCGCCCGGTCCCTCCGCGTGAGCGGTGACCGTGAGGCCGTGGGCGGCGGCCAGGTCGACGATCGTGCGGATGAGCTCATCGCCGAACACCGGTCCCGCGGTCGTGTTGCTGGCGATCTTGAGGCACCGGGCACCGGCATCCGCCATCTCGTCCACCGCCTCGGCGGCCTGCGCCGCGTCGTTGATCTCGCGCACCGAACCCGCCGGGGCCCACGCGCGGTCGGAGGGGTAGCCGCCCGGGGCGGTGAGGAAGGCACCGGCGTATTCGAGGCGGACGGGGGCGAGCGTCTCGCCGAGCCGTGCGATCTCCGTCACGTTCGCCCCGAGGTCGATGACGCGGCCGAGGGTCGAGGCGGCGAGGCCCGTCGTGTCGACGAGCTGCAGGTGCACGTGGTGGTCGGTGAACCCGCCCGTCACGACGCCGTCGAGGCGGGGGAGCTGATCGGCCGGGGTCGCATCGCGCACGATCATCCGTCCGTCGAGCACGTCGATCACGCCCTCGCGCCATTCCTCGCCGTCGAAGAAGGTCGCCGCCCTCATCAGCTGCCGATCTCGGTGCGCACGGCGTAGAGCTCGGGGAAGAAGGTCAGATCGAGCGCGCGCTGCAGGAATCCGACGCCGCTGGAGCCGCCGGTGCCGACCTTCATGCCGATCGTGCGGGCCACGGTCTTGAGGTGGCGGAAGCGCCAGAACTGGAAGTTGTCCTCGAGGTCGACGAGGTCTTCGCACGCCTCGTAGAGGTCCCAGTACCGGCTCGGGTCCTGGTAGATCTCGCGGATCGCGGGCACGAGCTCGGTCGTCATCCGGTAGGGCTCCCGCACGTCGCGGTCGAGGATCTCAGCGGGGATCGGCAGCCCACGGCGGGCGGCGAAGCGCAGGAACTCGTCGTACAGGGTCGGCTTCTCCCACTCGGCGGTGAGCAGTGCGAGGTTGGCGGGGTGATCGCGGAAGACACCGAGCATCTTCTCGTTCTTGTTGCCGAGGGCGAACTCGACCGCACGGTACTGCACCGACTGGAAGCCCGACGAGTTGCCCAACGCGCCGCGGAACTGCGCGTACTCGGTGGGGGTGAGGGTCGCGAGCACCGCCCACTGCTGGGTCATGACGTCCTGGATGCGCTTGACCCGGGCGATGCGCTTGAGGGCCTCGCGCAGGTCGTCGCGGGCGAGGAGCTCCCGCGCCGAGGAGAGCTCGTGCAGCAGCTGCTTGAGCCACAGCTCGGTGGTCTGGTGCTGGATGATGAACAGCATCTCGTCGTGGTGCTCGGGGCTGCTCACCGGACGCTGCGCCGTGAGCAGCTGGTCGAGCCCGAGGTACGACCCGTAGGTCATCTTGCCTTCGAGGTCGGTCACGATCCCGCCCTCGAGCGCACGCGTGTTCTCGGCGGTGGTGTTCTCGGCGGGGGTGGCCTGCGTGGCCGGGGTGCTCTCGGGATTCGGGCTCTCGACACTCATGGGGCAAACATATAACGAATGTGCCGTTCGTCACAATGATGAAATGTCAAGGGGTCGGGGTGATTCGCGTACGACCGCTACCGTCGAGGGATGGGTGACCGCATCGACGCGCGCAGTTTCACGCGCCAGGACCGCACGAAGTTCCGCGCCAAGACCGAGCAGTGCCTCGACGCGCTCGCCGAGATGCTCGCCGATGGACGCTTCGACGGAGCGCTGCCTCAGCTCGGCCTCGAGATCGAGCTCAACCTCGTCGACCCCGCCGGGGATCCGGCCATGGCCAACGAAGCGGCGCTGGAAGCGATCGCCAGCCCCGCGTTCCAGACCGAACTCGGCCGGTTCAACATCGAGGTCAACGTCGCGCCGCGCCCGATCGGCGGAGGGCGCACGCGCGATCTCGAGACGTCGCTGCGCAACGCCATCGACGAGGCGGATGCCCGGGTGCAGGCGGCGACCGGCAATGCGATCGCGATGATCGGGATGCTGCCCACCCTCGACGAGCACCACTTCACCGAGCGCTGGATCTCGGAGGATCCGCGCTACAGCCTGCTCGGCCAGCAGGTGCTCGCCGCGCGCGGGGAGGACATCGAGCTGAAGCTTGACGGCGTACCGCTGCCGGGCAGCCCCCGCGAGAGCCTCGACATCGTGACCGACACGATCCTTCCCGAGGCCGCCTGCACCTCGGTGCAGTTGCACCTGCAGGTCGAGCCGGACTCCTTCGCGCCGCACTGGAACGCGGCGCAGGCCATGGCCGGGGTGCAGGTCGCGCTCGC
It encodes:
- a CDS encoding beta-glucosidase family protein produces the protein MTLDEKQAQLVGFWVDQGDEVVAPMAGEKKTSTRYEEATAHGIGHLTRVYGTRPVDPGERAAWLWSEQARLQRETRLGIPALVHEECLTGLAAWQAATYPTPLAWGASFDPALVERVGAAIGSSMRTLGIHQGLAPVLDVVRDPRWGRVDECIAEDPLVVGVNGTAYVRGMQSQGVHATLKHFVGYSASRAGRNHAPVHAGGREIEDVLLPPFEMAVREGGVRSVMNSYTDIDGIPVAANAHYLDDILRERWGFDGVVVSDYFAVDFLRSMHRIAADSSEAAALALTAGIDVELPSPDAYTTLAAQVRQGTLAEELLDRAVGRVLAQKEELGLLDADFTTAPPTAVDLDSPAHRALARELAEESVVLLSNDGILPLVADATRRIAVIGPNADSTEALMGCYSFVNHVLAHHPSTPAGIALPTVLEALRAELPDATVTHAVGCAAEGDDRSGIADAVATARAADLAVVVVGDRAGLFGRGTVGEGNDVDTLDLPGVQRELVEAIVETGTPVVLVAMTGRPYALDWALPPRATPGGASAGLGAVNSPAAARVSEEAPAARRPAAVLQTFFPGEEGAPALARLLTGRVDPSGRLPVSLPRSAGAQPYSYLHPVLGGRTDITSVDPTPVRPFGFGLGYTSFTHTAIEADATVVAGASFRVAVEVNNVGGRDGVDVVQLYAHDEVASVVRPVAQLIGFERIGLAAGESRRVTFDVPTERLAFTGRDGVRRVEPGRIRLWVGEACDHEEAVTTIEIVTAP
- a CDS encoding carbohydrate ABC transporter permease, with translation MTATSLLVTQRPGRTGRSARPRLPWAHPTVYFVALIVVGLMLAPIAYIVIGGFRTNAQITTDPSGLPQPWVFSNYLDVITGGIFWRQVLNSTIVAVATTAGVVALGLMAAYVLARYRFAGRGVLYAFFAAGLMFPLTVAITPLYIVVRNLGLMNSLGGVILPQIAFALPTTIIILVPFLRAIPDEIQEAAFIDGCSRIGFFWRMVLPLSLPGVITTGILAFIGSWNGYLLPLFILNDASAFTLPLGVQSFSSQYSVDTAKVLAFTSLSMIPALIFFSLFERRIVGGLTGAVKG
- a CDS encoding carbohydrate ABC transporter permease; this translates as MPLRRREAAARLEVILLAGPALVVFLAFVIFPVLMAAYYGFFSWQGYGAPTDFVGLKNYLTILQDPLFHDALAHNGFILVMSLVLQGPAAILLALLLNRRMRGQSLIRVLIFIPYVISEVVVGTGWSLMLQTSGAFNALLENAGLGWLAADWLSNPDIAIWTLMVIITWKYVGFAVILFLAGLQGIPEELHEAAAIDGASYWQIQWRITLPLLAPTLRIWAFLSIIGSLQLFDLVYIIWGQYIASTAGTSTMATYMVGEGRNAGNFGYGNAVAVVLFLISLVVALIYQRAVLKRDTEGALTGPASAKKKRKNR
- a CDS encoding extracellular solute-binding protein — its product is MNSRRHSLAAAAALTAVGALVLSGCTGGTPDGGDGDGSSMTLWHNSTTGPGVEFWEKTVADFEEANPGVSITVQSIQNEDLDGKLQTALNSGDAPDIFLQRGGGKMAAMVKAGQLKDLTGSLSDAVTDEIPAAAFSASSLDDKIYAMPVAVLPGGLFYSQDLFDEAGITENPTTLSELEDATAALRTAGIEPIALGAKDAWPAAHWYYWMALRECSADTLAKAADEMNFDDDCWVRAGEDLEAFAATEPFNSGFLTTTAQQGAGSSAGLIANHQAGMELMGAWNPGVIGSLTPDQQPLADLAWFPFPEIEGGEGEPGSMMGGVDGYSCSVDAPDACVDFLNYLGSAEVQTAYYTAFNAPPVNTVAQEAVTEPYLQSILEAYNAAPYASQWLDTVYGQNVGNALNVAVVDMLAGQGSPEDIVKAVQDAAAKA
- a CDS encoding LacI family DNA-binding transcriptional regulator, coding for MSGRTTIHDVAKAAGVSVSTVSKAVNGRYGIADATVRRVLDAVRELGYESSLVASSMRARRTGVIGVLLADFEPFSAEILKGVGAAVHDTAFDLLAYSGSHQGAGEGWERRSLSRLSGTLIDAAIMVTPTIVNAATEIPVVAVDPHTGRADLPTVESDSFGGALTATRHLLELGHRRISFLGGRPDLRSAGLRDAGYRRALRDAGLPVDPDLIRPGLYEWQTTRDSARVLLAGPDRPTAVFAANDLSAIAVIDVAREMGIRVPEDLSVIGFDDVPEASRRAQPLTTIQQPMRRLGSVAAEMVFSLLAGEQLDELHVTLPTRLVVRGTTAPPPESPGR
- a CDS encoding PaaX family transcriptional regulator, producing the protein MTVTAEGAGAAASVVDDIDARPGSTASLLRTVVGLFLRPLGWISTADLVSLAGDLGIEAAQARTGIARLKQKGLLLAERRDAVGYRLNPAALAMLQRGDRRIFAMRQMTDADPWCLVSFSIPETERAVRHQLRRRLHWIGAGVVSSALWICPGHLQDEVRQIVDEVGARAWVTLFPAGMPVTDRTPAESAASWWDLDALADEHRRFQESLTTLPAEPFAAYVHLLDRWRTLPYLDPGLPPSMLPADWPGTRSFAEFAWLSDTLEGPAMAHVRAVTGG
- a CDS encoding kynureninase is translated as MTDLHDSAVLDSALLEHARALDAADPLAAHLDAFADAPGVDAYLDGNSLGRPLRDIPERLAAFVREDWGTRLIRSWDEQWMALPMELGDRIGRVALGAASGQTVVADSTSVLIYKLMRAAAAADPTRTELVIEAGNFPTDRFLAEGVAAETGMTLRWIEPDPVLGVSVADVTAVVSERTALVSLSHVDYRSGALADMPAITDAVHASGALMMWDLCHSAGVVPMHLDAWGVDMAVGCTYKYLNGGPGSPAFAYLNRAHQGTLRQPIQGWWSAADIFAMGPEYVPAGDIRQLLSGTPPVTSMLAMQGMLDLIEESGIDAVRAKSRSLTDLAVRAFDEQLAPLGVRLLSPRDADLRGGHVTIGHPDFREVTQKLWAEGVIPDFRFPDGIRLGLSPLSTSHVETVTGVLAVRDALRA
- a CDS encoding amidohydrolase family protein, whose product is MRAATFFDGEEWREGVIDVLDGRMIVRDATPADQLPRLDGVVTGGFTDHHVHLQLVDTTGLAASTLGRVIDLGANVTEIARLGETLAPVRLEYAGAFLTAPGGYPSDRAWAPAGSVREINDAAQAAEAVDEMADAGARCLKIASNTTAGPVFGDELIRTIVDLAAAHGLTVTAHAEGPGEAQRLARLGVARLAHAPFTEVLDDDEIAAQAASVAWISTLAVHDDANRAVAVGNVRRFHAAGGTVLYGTDMGNGPTPVGLNPGEIAALRDAGLDDDALLRALAPLDPRDPGARPLVIPGAPGTSPDPLRARPLLPEDLKV
- a CDS encoding tryptophan 2,3-dioxygenase, coding for MTYGSYLGLDQLLTAQRPVSSPEHHDEMLFIIQHQTTELWLKQLLHELSSARELLARDDLREALKRIARVKRIQDVMTQQWAVLATLTPTEYAQFRGALGNSSGFQSVQYRAVEFALGNKNEKMLGVFRDHPANLALLTAEWEKPTLYDEFLRFAARRGLPIPAEILDRDVREPYRMTTELVPAIREIYQDPSRYWDLYEACEDLVDLEDNFQFWRFRHLKTVARTIGMKVGTGGSSGVGFLQRALDLTFFPELYAVRTEIGS